The following proteins are encoded in a genomic region of Primulina huaijiensis isolate GDHJ02 unplaced genomic scaffold, ASM1229523v2 scaffold25037, whole genome shotgun sequence:
- the LOC140967385 gene encoding probable glutathione S-transferase parC, producing MANRVILLDVECSMFGMRARLALAEKGIQYERKEENLADKSPLLLEMNPVHKKIPVLIHDGKPICESLVIVQYIDEVWKDKSPAFLPSDPYARAKARFWADFIDKKVYDAGRRIWSTKGEDRETAKKDMMDALKLVEVELGDDAYFGGDNFGFLDIALITFCSWFHAYEVFGNFSFGDHCPKLIAWAKRCMEKESVSKSLADPNKVYESLLLLGKNYGGFDQ from the exons ATGGCGAATCGGGTGATCCTGCTGGACGTCGAGTGCAGTATGTTTGGCATGAGGGCTAGGCTTGCATTAGCTGAAAAGGGTATTCAGTATGAGCGCAAAGAGGAGAACTTAGCCGACAAGAGTCCACTTTTGTTGGAGATGAACCCGGTTCACAAGAAAATTCCGGTTTTGATTCATGATGGGAAACCCATTTGTGAATCGCTCGTTATTGTTCAGTATATTGATGAAGTATGGAAGGATAAGTCTCCGGCGTTTTTACCTTCAGATCCTTATGCCAGAGCCAAAGCTAGGTTCTGGGCTGATTTCATTGACAAAAAg GTATATGATGCTGGAAGAAGAATATGGTCAACAAAAGGGGAAGATCGAGAAACAGCCAAGAAAGACATGATGGATGCCTTGAAGTTGGTCGAAGTTGAGTTGGGCGATGATGCTTACTTTGGCGGTGATAACTTTGGGTTTCTCGATATAGCCTTGATCACATTTTGTAGCTGGTTCCATGCGTACGAggtttttggcaattttagcTTTGGAGATCACTGCCCCAAACTGATTGCGTGGGCCAAAAGGTGCATGGAGAAGGAGAGTGTTTCCAAGTCTTTGGCTGATCCCAACAAGGTTTATGAATCTCTTTTGCTTCTGGGGAAGAATTACGGCGGCTTTGATCAATAG